The genomic interval GGCTTCCAGCAGCGTGCGGCCGCTGCGGGCCGCCGCCTCGGCCAGTTGCGCCGCCTGCGCGGCATTCAGGGTGAGGGGTTTCTCGGTCAGGACGTGCTTCCCGGCGTTCAGGGCCGCCAGGGTCCACGGCAGGTGCGCGTCGTTCGGCAGGGGGTTGTACACCGCGTCAAGGTCCGCGCCAATCAGGTCGTCGTACGTTCCGAGAACCGGCACGTTCCACTCCTGAGAGAACGCCTGCGCCCGCGCGGACTGCGGGTCGCGCACGGCCACGCCGGTCACCTCGCCGCCCGCTTCGCGGATGGCGGGAATCAGGGCCCGGGCAATGCGGGCGGCACCCAGCAGCCCCCAGCGGAACGGCGCGTCGGTCATGGCTGCCAGCGTAGCAGGCAGGCCCCCGCAGCGTGCCAGTCAGCGCCGGCTGAGCAGGTACGCCTTGGGGTGGTGACCGCCGCTGGCCACCTGGAAGAGTTCCGTGGCGTGCCAGCGCTGCTGCTCCTGCAGCACCCGTTCAAACAGGCGGATCTCGTGCGTGATCACGCACAGACGGCCGCGCTGGCTGGTCAGGCGGTGCATTTCCTGCAGGAACGCCGGGTACAGCGCCTCATTTCCGCCGTGCGTGCCGATCGCGTCACCCCAGGGCAGGTCCGCCATGATCAGGTCGAAGGACCGGGCGGGCAGGCCCGTGTGCAGCGCGTCACGCTGGGCCACCTCAATCTGACGTCTGGCGGCCTGGATGTTCGCCTGCGCGCACTGCACCGCCTCGGGGTTCACGTCCACGCCGACCAGCGCGGCGCTGGGACCCATCAGGTCCCGCTCGATCAGCAGGGTGCCGCTGCCGCTCATGGGATTGAAGATGCGGTCCACGTCGCGCTGCCCGGCGAGCTTGTGCGCAGCGTACGCAATGGTGGCGTTCAGCCCGCCGGCCATATTGCACACGCGCCACGGCCGGGCACTGACCGGCCGCGGTGTGATGCGCGCCAGAACGTCCCAGCCGGGGCCGTCGTCCTGGGGCCGCAGGCGGATCAGCAGTTCCCCCTCCTGCGGGTCGTGCGGCAGGTTCAGGCTGGTCTGCAGTTCCTCTGCGAGGCGCTGCATGACGCTGGATTCCTTCCCGGCGGCGCCCAGCCGGAACGAGCGGTGCCCGCCCACAGCAATGACCTCCTGCAGGTACGCCGTGAGTTCACCGAGCTGCTGGTGACCCAGCAGCCCGCGGGGACGCGGCACGTCCCAGGCCTGCACGCGGTACACGGCCACCACGGACCGCAGCCGGGTCAGGCGCTCGGGGTTGCCGGGGTACCAGAACCGCAGGCCGCGCACGTCACGCGCCAGGGGCACGCCGCCAAGTTCCGTGGCCGCCACGTGCTCCAGGCCACTCAGGACGTCGAGTTCGTACTCACGGGCCGGCTGGCGGGTGCGGTGATCCACTTTGGGGCGGCTGGATTTCCGTCCGGGGGACGCGTGTCGGTCGGGTCGGGCGGGTCGCGGCATAGCAGAGCAGTATAGCCCCCGCTGCACCCCGGGTGCCGGGCCGGGCTGCGGAGGCGTACAATCCGGGCCGTTCTATGACTGCGCCGCCTCCTCCCCCTCGTGACCCGCCGGGTCGCGTCAGCCGCCGCGAAACTCCGCTGTCGCGTCTGAGCCCACCGCAGCTGATCGCGCTGTCCTTTGCCGTGGCGATCATCGTGGGCGGCGCGCTGCTGAGCCTGCCGGCCCTGCACGGCGTGAACCCGGACGGCACGCGCCGCAGCGTGACGGCCCTCCAGGCGCTGTTTACGTCCACCAGCGCGCTGTGCGTCACCGGCCTGAATGTCATTGATCCCAGCCGGGACTTCAACCGGCTGGGACAGGTGGTGATCATGCTGCTCATTCAGCTGGGGGGCCTGGGCATCATCACGTTCGGGACGCTGTTCGCGCTGGTCTCGCGCCGGCGCGTGAACTTCACCGAGCGTATGCGCGTGGCGCAGCAGGTGGGCGCCCTGAACACCGGGGGGGTTCTGGGCCTGCTGCGCAGCATCTTCCTGTACACGGTCGTGATTGAGCTGGTGGGCGCGGCCCTGCTCGCCTTCCGGTTCGTGCCCCTCGAAGGCTGGGGCCGCGGCCTGTTCTACGCGCTGTTTCACTCGGTCAGTGCGTTCAACAACGCGGGCTTCGCGCTGTACAGCGACAACCTGATGGGTTTCGTGGGCGACCCCCTCGTGAGCGGGGTGGTGGCGCTGCTGATCATCCTGGGCGGCACCGGCTTCCTGGTGCAGATGAACGTGGTGGCCCACCTGCTTCATCCGCGGCGCAACCGGCTGATCGTGCACAGCAAACTGGTTCTCACCATGATGGCGGCGCTGCTGGCGCTGGGCACCCTGGCGTACCTGGCGGCCGAGTGGAACAACCCGCGGACGCTGGCGCCGCTGGGCGTGGCGGACAAACTGCTGGCCAGTTTCTTCCAGAGCGTCACGACCCGCACCGCCGGGTTCAACACCCTGGATTACGGCGGAATGAAACTCACCACGCTGTTCGTGTCGATCATTCTGATGTTCATCGGCGCGAACCCCGGCGGGACGGGCGGCGGCATCAAGACCAGCACCTTCTACGTGATGATGGCCTCGGCGTGGTCGATGGTGCGCGGCCGGCGGGACACCACCGTCTTCCGGCGCCGCATCGACACGGACACGGTCTTGCGGGCCATGACGGTGGGCCTGCTGAGCCTGGGACTGGTGAACGTGATGTTCCTGCTGCTGCTGATGTTCAACACCCGGCCGGACGTGCTGTTCGTGAACCTGTTCTTTGAGGCGGTCAGTGCTTTCGCCACGGTGGGCCTGAGCATGAACACCACGCCGCTGCTGAACCCCGACCAGCACGTGGTGCTGATTTTCCTGATGTTCCTGGGCCGGATCGGGCCGCTCACCTTCGCCGTGGCGTTCAGCCGCCCGGACGGCCGCGACCTCGTGCGCTACCCCGCCGAGAAGGACATCCTGATCGGCTGATCTTTGCCCGCCCCGGGCGCCCCCGACGGAAAGGACGGAAACCAGATGAAAAGCAAACAATGCCTCGTAATCGGCCTGGGCCGGTTCGGAACAGCGGTCGCCACCACCCTCTACGAGATGGGGCACGAGGTGATCGCCATCGACCAGCACGAGGAGAACGTCGAGCGGGTCATGAACCTCGTGACGCACGCCGCCATCGTGGACGCCAGCGACGAACGGGCCCTGCGGGCTCTGGGCGTCGGGGATTTCGATGTGGTCGTCGTGGCCATCGGCACGGACGTGCAGGCGAACATCCTCGCCACCATGAACGCCAAGAGCCTGGGCGCGCCGTACGTCGTGACGAAAGCCATTGATGAGATGGCCCGCCGGGTCCTTGAACGCATCGGGGCGGACCTCGTGATCCGACCGGAACATGACATGGGCGTGCGCCTCGCGCGGCAGATTGCCACGCCAAACATCGTGGATACCCTGGACCTGGGCGGCGACTACGCCATCGTGGAGATCGAGGCGAACGAGCGCCTGAAAGGCACCCTGCGTGACCTGAACCTCACCGGGCGCTTTGCCGTGCAGGTGATTGCCATCAGCCGCGCCGGAAAGATCGAGGTGACACCCCGCGCCGAGGATGAACTGCGCCCGCATGACAAACTCGTCGTGATTGGCACCAGCCACAATATTGATGATCTGCGCCGCTACCTGGGCGAGTAAGGAAAGGGCCATACACACGCGGCGTGGCGCCCCCGCACGCTCTGTTCAGGCGCGGTGGGCAAGCGCCACGACCAGCGCCGCCAGCAGCGGCAGCAGCGCCGCGAGGCCCCACACGGTCGTGGCACGCGCCGCACCGGGCCGCAGCAGGAACAGCAGCAGCACGGCCGTCACGGCCAGGGTCACCAGCAGGTACAGCAGCGTCATGCGCGGAGTGTAGCGCTGCCGGCAGCCTCAGACGTGGCCCCCGCAGGAACAGAACTTGGCCTGAAGGCGCTCCCTGCGGTGCGGGTCGCCTGGCCGCACCCCTCAGCGCCGCTCAGCGTTCAGCGCGTTGCTGCGCCTCGTCCAGCGCCGCTTTCGCACTGAGCCGGCCGGTCGTGGCCTTTTGCAGGGCGTCCTCAATCAGGGTGATCCACCCGGCGTACTCGGGTGTGGTGGGGCGCGGCACGGCCCGGCTCAGCTGGGCGTGCGCCGCCCGCAGCTGCGGGTTCCTGGCGTACCAGTCGTCCAGCAGGGGGGTCACGGCGCGCCGGGGCGGGGCGTAGGCGGTGGTCTGCACCCAGCCTGCCAGCCGGGCGGGCTGCATCAGGAACTGCCAGAAGGCCAGCGCGCCCGCCTGCTCCCGCGCAGGGGTGCCTTTCGGAATGGCGAGGGTGGCGCCGCCCAGCGGCACGGTGCACGCCCCTTCCTTCTCGCAGGGGAACGGCGCGACGCCCAGACTGAAGAACGGCAGTTTGCGCGCGTCGGTCCAGTTCGCGACGCTGGCAAGCACAAACACGTTCTGTCCGCGCGCGAAGTCGAAGGCCGCGCGAACCGCTTCGTTCAGGCCGCGCGGCTGGGCCTGCCCGGCGGCAGTCATGCGCGCCAGCTGCGTCAGGGCCTCCACCGCGTCCGGACTGTTCAGGCGCGGCCGGCCGGCGGCGTCCGTGAGGCTCCCGCCGCGGGACAGCACGTTCGCTTCGAAGGTCCAGGCGTCGGCGGCAGCCACCAGGGGTCTGCGGCCACCGGTGGCGAGGGCGCGGCTGTGGGCCTCGAGCTGCGTCCAGGTGTCCGGGGCGCCCAGGCCCGCTTTTTTCAGGGTGCCGGCGTTGTACATCAGGACCGGCACGCTGATGTTCCACGGGAGCCCGTAGGTGCGGCCCGCCAGTTGCCCGGTCTTCCACACAGCGGGGTATACGTCGGCACGCAGCGCGTCGGGCAGGTCGTCCACGGCGCGGGTCAGGTCGGTGAGCTGTCCGGCGGCGGCCAGCGTGGGGAACTGCGTGAACTCCAGCTGCGCCAGGGCAGGCGCCGCGCCACCTTTCAGGGCGGTCTGGAGTTTGGGCAGCAGCTCGCGGTAGTTGCCCTGCGCGACCGGCACCACCTCGTATTCACTCTGCGCGGCGTTGAAGTCCCGGGCGTAGGCCTGTACGGTGGCCTGCACGCCGGTCATGGCGTGCCAGAACTCCACGCGCACGGGAGCCGCCTGCGCAGCGGCGGACAACAGCAGGGTCAGGGGCAGGAGTGCGCGGCGCATGGGCGAAGCATAGCGGGCGAACCTGACGTGAGCCTGCCGCGCGCCTCCAGGGAGCTTCAGGGCACGGTGGGGTACAGGTTCACGCGGCTGCCGGGGCGCACGTCGGCGCGCGCCGCCACGCCGATCACCGTGGCCCCGCTGCGCCCCCCGAGACGCGACAGCAGGCCCACGAGGTCGCTGACGTCCAGGCCCTGCACGTACTCGCTGGGCACGCCCCGCGACGTGAGGTCCAGCGTGGCGTCCTGCACCAGTTCACTGAGCTGGTCCTGCAGGCGCCGCGGGTCACCGAGCGTGATGGTGGTGCGCCGGATCACCTGGTTGGCGCGGTACAGCACGGCGTTGGGCCGCGCGTCGCAGCTGAGGTCCACAGGAAAGCCCACGGCGGCGTTCTGCGCGGCGCGGCACTGCACAAAGGTGCTGACGTTCAGGCCGCGCAGTTTCGTCTCCAGGGCGCCGCGCGCTGCGGGGGTCAGGCGGGCGGCGGGCGTGCCGCGCGCGCCGCGGGTCAGGGCGCTGCGGGCGGCGTCGTTCAGGAACTGGTCGAGGTTGCGCACGCCGGGCACCACGGCGGCGTACACCAGGTCGTTCTTGGGGTAGGCGAGGTCGGTGTTGCGGGTGGCGCTGAGTTCAGCGCGGCTGCTGGAGTACTCGTCCTGCAGTTTGCCGAGCGTGGCGCGCAGGGTGTCGTTGCTGGCACGCAGGGTGTCGTTGCTCGCGCGCAGCTGCGCCTGCTGGGCCTGCAGGGTGTTCAGGTCGTCGCGCACCCGGTCGCGGTCACGGGCCACGCGGTCGCGCTCGGCGAGCAGGGCGGCGCGTTCGTTGTTCAGGCGGTTGCGTTCGGCCTGCAGCCGGTCCCGCTCGGTTTGCAGCTGGTCGCGTTCCGCCTGCAGGCGGTCCCGGTCGGCGGTGAGACGGTCGCGGGCCTGCTGCGCACTGCGCTGCTCAGTCTGCGCGGCTTTCAGGGCGGCCTGTGCGGCCTGGAGCTTCACCTGCGCCGCCTGGAGGGTCGTCTGCGCGCCGCGCAGTTTCACCTGGGCGCCCTGGAGGTCCGCGGCGGCCTGCGCGCGTGACGCGGCCAGCACCTGAATCTGCTCACGGGCCTGCGCGGCCTGCGCCTGGGCCGCCTGCGCGGCGCGCTGCTGCGCCTCAGCGCGGGCCTGCGCGGCCTCAGCGGCGGTCTGCGCGGCGAGGGCGCGGTCCTGGGCGGTGCGCGTTTCCTGCTCGGACAGGGCCACGCGCGCGCCCAGGTCCACCACCTGCGCGTCGAGCGTCTGGGCGCGTTCGCGGCTGGCTTTCAGGGCCGCTTCGGAGGTCTGAAGTTTCACCCGGGTGGCCTGGGCGCGCCGCTCCAGGCCGGCCTGGGCCTGGGTGAGGCTCTGCACGCGCTGCTCCAGGGCGCGGGCCTGCACCTGCACGCGGGTCTGCGCGGCCCGCGCGGTGCCCAGGTCAGCCTGCGCCGCTTTCAGGGCCGCCTGCGCCGTCTGCTGCTGAACGCGCAGGCGACGAGCTTCCTGCTGCGCGCGGGTGCGGTCGGCCTGCGCGACCTTGATCTCCTCGCGCAGCGCCTCAAGTTGGGGACGCAGCTGGTCGGCCTGCGCGATGGTGTTCACGGCGCTGCGGTTCAGGATCAGGAACGCGGCGAGACTCGCGGCGCTGATGCCCATGCCGGACAGCACCGCGACGAGCAGCGCCGTTGATTTGGGCCGCAGCCCGAACCAGCGCAGGTGACGGCGGCCGGCCTTGCGGGCAATGGTGTCTGCGGCGTAGGCGACCACGCCGGACAGGACCACCACGAACGGCAGGAACAGCCACAGCATCTAGCGCGCTCCAGGGGTCACAGCTCGAAGTCGTCGCCCAGGTAGTGCTGCCTGGCGTCCTCATCCTGCGCGAACTCAGCGGGTGTGCCCTCGAACTTGACCTCTCCGTCGTACATCAGGTACACACGGTCGGTCAGGGCGATGGTTTCGCGCACGTTGTGGTCCGTGATGAACACCCCCAGGCCCCGGCGGTCGCGCAGCTCGCGGATCAGGCGCTGAATCTCGCGGATGCTTTTGGGATCCACGCCCGTGAACGGTTCGTCCAGCAGCAGGTAGTCGGGATCGGTGGTCAGGGCCCGGGCGAGTTCCAGGCGCCGGCGTTCCCCGCCGGACAGCTGGTAGGCGTAGCTGCCGGCCAGGCGGGTCAGCCCGAATTCCTCCAGCAGCGCGTCGGCGCGGCGTTCCTGCTCGGCGCGCGGCAGCCCCTGGTATTCCAGGATGGCAAGGAGGTTGTCCCGCGCGGTCAGCTTGCGAAAGGCGCTGGGTTCCTGCGGCAGGTAGCCCAGGCCCAGCCGGGCCCGTTCATGCATGGGCAGCCGCGTGACATCCCGCTCCCCAATGGCGATGTGACCCCCGCCGGGGCGGATGAAGCCCACGAGCATGTAGAAGGTGGTGGTCTTCCCTGCGCCATTGGGGCCGAACAGTGCCACGATCTCTCCGGGCCGCACGCGGAGGTTCACGCCGCGCACCACCTCACGCCGGCCGTAGGTCTTGCTGAGGTTCTCAGCGTGCAGGACCGGGCGTGCGTCCGGAGCCGCGACGGGCGTGCTGGCCGTCTGGGAGGCGGGGGAAGGGGTGGGCGCGGTCACGTGGGCAGCGTATCACCTCCGCCCGGTACGGCCCGTGAGGGAAGTGTGATTCCGCGGCAGCCGGCGCGCCGCGGGCCGTGATGAACTCAGCACCAGGAGGCGCGTGCCAGAACTGGTCCGCGACGGGCAGCGCCTCGCTGCTGGCGACAGCCGGCTGAGGCTGCCCCGCTGCGGGCCGCAGGGCCTAGACTGGGATCATGCTGCTGACGATTGTCGTGCTGGATTCCGTGGGTGCCGGTGAATTACCGGACGCCGCGAGTTTCGGGGATGTGGGCGCCCACACCCTGAACCACACCCTGAAGGCCGCGCCCGCACACCTGCCGAACCTGGCGGCGCTGGGGCTGGCGCAGGTGCCCACCATCGAAACGGGGGACGCCACCGTTCCCGCAGGGCCCGCGCGGGGCGCGTTCGGGCGCATGCGGGAAGTGAGCCCCGGCAAGGACACCAGCACCGGCCACTGGGAATTCATGGGCGTGCAGTTGCAGCACCCGTTCCAGGTGTTTCACGAAGGGTTCCCGCCGGCCGTGATGGACCGCTTTGATGCGGCCACCGGTCACGGGCACCTGTGCAACCGCCCGTACAGCGGCACGGACGTGATCCGCGACTTCGGCCCGGAGCACCTGCGGACCGGCGCGCCCATCGTGTACACCAGCGCTGACAGCGTGTTCCAGATTGCCGCGCACGAGGATGTGGTGCCGCTTGACACCCTGTACGGGTGGTGCCGCGCCGCCCGGGAGATCCTGCAGGGCGAGTTCGCCGTGGCCCGCGTGATTGCCCGGCCGTTCCGGGGCGAGTTCCCGTTCGAGCGGGCCAACGAGCACCGCCGGGATTTCAGCCTCGTGCCGCCGCCCACGGTTCTGGACGCCGTGAAGGCCACCGGTCAGGCGGTGGTGGGGATCGGGAAGATTCCCGACATCTACGCCAGCCAGGGCTTCACCGAGGAAATTCACACGGACAACAACGCCGACGGGATTGCCAGGACGCTGGCGCGCATGCAGCGGGGCGCGCAGGAGGGCACCTCGGGGCTCATCTTCACCAACCTGGTGGACTTTGACAGCAAGTACGGGCACCGCCGCGACCCCCAGGGGTACAGCGCGTGCCTGGCCCAGTTCGACGCGGCGCTGCCGGACCTGATCGCGGCCGTGCCGCCTGAGGGAGCACTGATCATCATCAGTGACCACGGGAACGACCCCACCTGGACCGGCAGCGACCACACCCGCGAACATGGCCTGCTGCTGGTGCACAAAGCAGGCGCTGCGGGCGTGAACCTGGGTGAACGCGCCACCTTCGCCGACGTGGGCGCCACCGTGGCCGAGGCCCTGGGCGCCGAGTGGACAGGACCGGGTGAGAGCTTCTGGACACAGCTGACCTGACCCCGGAAACGTTCAGCCTGACGCTCTCGCTGGGCGGCCGGTACGCCGGCGAGCAGCACTGGACGCTTCACGGGGAACGCAGCGCGCTGGTGGCGCGCGTGCAGACCGATTTCGGCGGGGTGCTGCCGGGCATCCGGCGCGTGCAGCACAGCCGCCTGCACCCCCGCCACCTCACCAGCCTGGGGTACGCGGAGGGAGACGGGCGGGGCCGCCCGGCGTTCGAGGTGCAGTTCGACCGCAAGTCCGGTCTGGTCACGCTGCGTCAGGGCCGTGACGAGGCCACGCAGCCGCTGACCACCGAGTACCACGACCCGGTGAGCCTGCTGCTGTGGCTGCGGCAGCTGACGGCGCAGGAAGGCGGCGGGCCGGAGCGCACCCACGCGCACCTGACCGGCGGCCGGGTCCTGATTCAGCGCCTTCCGGACGCCGAGGTGGACGGCGCGGTCTGCAGCGGGTACTTCCTGCGTCCCGGGAACGCCTACGTGTACGTCGAGCAGACCGCGCCGCACCGCCTGATGCGCCTGATTCAGCCCACCGATTTCGGGCTGGTCGAAGCGAACGCCCAGCCCGGCACGCGCCGGGCCGCGCCTGAACGCGAACGCCGCCGTCGCCGCGCCTGACACCCCCGTGCCCGCGCCGGGGACGTCCCGCCTGTCGAGACCTCTGCGCCGCCGCGCGGGCGCCGGCCCGGCCTGAGGTGGCACCATGGGGGCCTGCCGCGCCGCTGTGCCGCGGGCCCCACCCTTCCCCCTGTTCCCCTGGAGTGACCCATGCAAGTTCTGCAAGGCCCCGAAGCCCGGTCCGCGCTGACGCGGACGTTCAACGAAATTCCCGTGCCGGACGCCGTGCTGCGCCGCATCGAGACGACCTTCGGGGAGGCCCTGAGCCCCGCGCAGGTCGTGGAACACATCCTGGCGGACGTCCGCGACCGCGGGGACGACGCCCTGCGCGACTGGACTGAACGCCTGGACGGTCACCGCCCGGACGCGCTGGCCGTCAGCAGCGCCGAACTGGCGCAGGCGCAGGTGCCGGGCGACCTGCACGCCGCGATTCGCACGGCGATCACGCGCGTGCGGGCCTTCTACGAGCAGCAGCCCGCGCACGGCTTCCTGACGCACGGCCCGGACGGCGCGCTGGGCCAGCTGGTCCGGCCCCTGTCCCGGGTGGGTGTGTACGTGCCGGGCGGGCTGGCGCCCCTGATCAGCACCCTGATTCACACGGCGGTCCCGGCGCAGGTGGCGGGCGTGCCGGACATCATCGTGACCACCCCGCCCGGCCGGGACGGCGCGGTGCACCCGGCGATCCTGGTGGCCGCGCGCGAGCTGGGCATCACGCAGGTGTTCCGCGTGGGTGGCGCGCAGGCCATCGGCGCTCTGGCGTACGGCACGGCCAGCATTTCCCCGGTGGATAAGGTCGCGGGGCCCGGGAACCTGTTCGTGGTGATCGCCAAGCGGCTGGTGTACGGTCACACCGGCATCGAGAGCCTGCCGGGGCCCACCGAGACGCTGGTGGTGGCCGATGACAGCGCCGACGCCCGCTTTGTGGCTGCGGATCTGCTGGCCCAGGCGGAACACAACGGCGCCGAGCCGGTGCTGGTGTCCACCAGCCGCGAGCTGCTGGTGCGCGTGCAGGCCGAACTGAGCGGCCAGCTGGAGGCGCTGCCGGAACCCAACCGTGCGTGGGCGCGCGACAGTGTGCAGGCCCGCATGAAGGTCATCCTGGCCGGGTCGCTGGACGAAGCGCTGGACCTCGCGAACCTGTACGCGCCGGAGCACCTGTGCCTGCTGACCCGCGATCCGTGGAGCCTGCTGGGTCTGGTTCAGCGCGCCGGCGGCGTGTTCGTTGGGGAGTCCAGTATGGAGGCGCTGGGCGATTACGTGGCCGGACCCAGTCACGT from Deinococcus taeanensis carries:
- a CDS encoding methyltransferase domain-containing protein → MPRPARPDRHASPGRKSSRPKVDHRTRQPAREYELDVLSGLEHVAATELGGVPLARDVRGLRFWYPGNPERLTRLRSVVAVYRVQAWDVPRPRGLLGHQQLGELTAYLQEVIAVGGHRSFRLGAAGKESSVMQRLAEELQTSLNLPHDPQEGELLIRLRPQDDGPGWDVLARITPRPVSARPWRVCNMAGGLNATIAYAAHKLAGQRDVDRIFNPMSGSGTLLIERDLMGPSAALVGVDVNPEAVQCAQANIQAARRQIEVAQRDALHTGLPARSFDLIMADLPWGDAIGTHGGNEALYPAFLQEMHRLTSQRGRLCVITHEIRLFERVLQEQQRWHATELFQVASGGHHPKAYLLSRR
- a CDS encoding DUF3084 domain-containing protein — encoded protein: MLWLFLPFVVVLSGVVAYAADTIARKAGRRHLRWFGLRPKSTALLVAVLSGMGISAASLAAFLILNRSAVNTIAQADQLRPQLEALREEIKVAQADRTRAQQEARRLRVQQQTAQAALKAAQADLGTARAAQTRVQVQARALEQRVQSLTQAQAGLERRAQATRVKLQTSEAALKASRERAQTLDAQVVDLGARVALSEQETRTAQDRALAAQTAAEAAQARAEAQQRAAQAAQAQAAQAREQIQVLAASRAQAAADLQGAQVKLRGAQTTLQAAQVKLQAAQAALKAAQTEQRSAQQARDRLTADRDRLQAERDQLQTERDRLQAERNRLNNERAALLAERDRVARDRDRVRDDLNTLQAQQAQLRASNDTLRASNDTLRATLGKLQDEYSSSRAELSATRNTDLAYPKNDLVYAAVVPGVRNLDQFLNDAARSALTRGARGTPAARLTPAARGALETKLRGLNVSTFVQCRAAQNAAVGFPVDLSCDARPNAVLYRANQVIRRTTITLGDPRRLQDQLSELVQDATLDLTSRGVPSEYVQGLDVSDLVGLLSRLGGRSGATVIGVAARADVRPGSRVNLYPTVP
- the hisD gene encoding histidinol dehydrogenase, encoding MQVLQGPEARSALTRTFNEIPVPDAVLRRIETTFGEALSPAQVVEHILADVRDRGDDALRDWTERLDGHRPDALAVSSAELAQAQVPGDLHAAIRTAITRVRAFYEQQPAHGFLTHGPDGALGQLVRPLSRVGVYVPGGLAPLISTLIHTAVPAQVAGVPDIIVTTPPGRDGAVHPAILVAARELGITQVFRVGGAQAIGALAYGTASISPVDKVAGPGNLFVVIAKRLVYGHTGIESLPGPTETLVVADDSADARFVAADLLAQAEHNGAEPVLVSTSRELLVRVQAELSGQLEALPEPNRAWARDSVQARMKVILAGSLDEALDLANLYAPEHLCLLTRDPWSLLGLVQRAGGVFVGESSMEALGDYVAGPSHVMPTGGTARFMSPVNVRDFQNIISVVGLNEGALRRIGPAGATLARAEGLEAHARAIESRL
- a CDS encoding TrkH family potassium uptake protein; amino-acid sequence: MTAPPPPPRDPPGRVSRRETPLSRLSPPQLIALSFAVAIIVGGALLSLPALHGVNPDGTRRSVTALQALFTSTSALCVTGLNVIDPSRDFNRLGQVVIMLLIQLGGLGIITFGTLFALVSRRRVNFTERMRVAQQVGALNTGGVLGLLRSIFLYTVVIELVGAALLAFRFVPLEGWGRGLFYALFHSVSAFNNAGFALYSDNLMGFVGDPLVSGVVALLIILGGTGFLVQMNVVAHLLHPRRNRLIVHSKLVLTMMAALLALGTLAYLAAEWNNPRTLAPLGVADKLLASFFQSVTTRTAGFNTLDYGGMKLTTLFVSIILMFIGANPGGTGGGIKTSTFYVMMASAWSMVRGRRDTTVFRRRIDTDTVLRAMTVGLLSLGLVNVMFLLLLMFNTRPDVLFVNLFFEAVSAFATVGLSMNTTPLLNPDQHVVLIFLMFLGRIGPLTFAVAFSRPDGRDLVRYPAEKDILIG
- a CDS encoding potassium channel family protein, with the translated sequence MPAPGAPDGKDGNQMKSKQCLVIGLGRFGTAVATTLYEMGHEVIAIDQHEENVERVMNLVTHAAIVDASDERALRALGVGDFDVVVVAIGTDVQANILATMNAKSLGAPYVVTKAIDEMARRVLERIGADLVIRPEHDMGVRLARQIATPNIVDTLDLGGDYAIVEIEANERLKGTLRDLNLTGRFAVQVIAISRAGKIEVTPRAEDELRPHDKLVVIGTSHNIDDLRRYLGE
- a CDS encoding ABC transporter substrate-binding protein encodes the protein MRRALLPLTLLLSAAAQAAPVRVEFWHAMTGVQATVQAYARDFNAAQSEYEVVPVAQGNYRELLPKLQTALKGGAAPALAQLEFTQFPTLAAAGQLTDLTRAVDDLPDALRADVYPAVWKTGQLAGRTYGLPWNISVPVLMYNAGTLKKAGLGAPDTWTQLEAHSRALATGGRRPLVAAADAWTFEANVLSRGGSLTDAAGRPRLNSPDAVEALTQLARMTAAGQAQPRGLNEAVRAAFDFARGQNVFVLASVANWTDARKLPFFSLGVAPFPCEKEGACTVPLGGATLAIPKGTPAREQAGALAFWQFLMQPARLAGWVQTTAYAPPRRAVTPLLDDWYARNPQLRAAHAQLSRAVPRPTTPEYAGWITLIEDALQKATTGRLSAKAALDEAQQRAER
- a CDS encoding phosphopentomutase; translated protein: MLLTIVVLDSVGAGELPDAASFGDVGAHTLNHTLKAAPAHLPNLAALGLAQVPTIETGDATVPAGPARGAFGRMREVSPGKDTSTGHWEFMGVQLQHPFQVFHEGFPPAVMDRFDAATGHGHLCNRPYSGTDVIRDFGPEHLRTGAPIVYTSADSVFQIAAHEDVVPLDTLYGWCRAAREILQGEFAVARVIARPFRGEFPFERANEHRRDFSLVPPPTVLDAVKATGQAVVGIGKIPDIYASQGFTEEIHTDNNADGIARTLARMQRGAQEGTSGLIFTNLVDFDSKYGHRRDPQGYSACLAQFDAALPDLIAAVPPEGALIIISDHGNDPTWTGSDHTREHGLLLVHKAGAAGVNLGERATFADVGATVAEALGAEWTGPGESFWTQLT
- the lptB gene encoding LPS export ABC transporter ATP-binding protein, whose amino-acid sequence is MTAPTPSPASQTASTPVAAPDARPVLHAENLSKTYGRREVVRGVNLRVRPGEIVALFGPNGAGKTTTFYMLVGFIRPGGGHIAIGERDVTRLPMHERARLGLGYLPQEPSAFRKLTARDNLLAILEYQGLPRAEQERRADALLEEFGLTRLAGSYAYQLSGGERRRLELARALTTDPDYLLLDEPFTGVDPKSIREIQRLIRELRDRRGLGVFITDHNVRETIALTDRVYLMYDGEVKFEGTPAEFAQDEDARQHYLGDDFEL